The segment CTGAGTTTTTCACCAACTTGCAAGGCGTTGAATGCCGGGAAATAGGATTTTATGATAGCGGCACAACCGGCAGCAACAGGTGAAGCCATCGAAGTACCGGACTGTGGTGCATAACTATCGTCATACTGTGCTGCAAGGATAGCCGATCCCGGAGCGCAAACGTCAACTGAAGTTCCATAATTTGAAAAACCTGATTTGCCATCACCTGATGATGTTGAAGCAATATTTAATACATTGTCAAAGGAGGCAGGATAAAATAAAGCGTATTACCATTGTTACCGGCAGCAGCTATAACCAGACTATTTTTATTAAAAGTAGCGTAGTCAATAATATTTTGTCCGAAGGAACCTCCTCCGCCACCCCATGAACAATTTGTGATTTGACAACCCATGTCGGCAGCGTAGACGATACCTTCATAAGCTTTGGTGGAGTGCACCGGAAGCATCGGCAATCTTGACAGGAAGATAACGACAATAAAAACCGGGAGAAGAAACTCCTGTAGCATTGTCGGTAACTGCTGCAGCACAACCAAAACAGTGAACCATGTCCACTGGCATTCACCTGTGGATTGTTATCATTTTCACCGAGATCCCATCCATTGAAATTATCTGTATACCCATCGCTATCATCATCAATTCCATTAATAGGATCCGCATAATTGTATTTGAGGTTCGGCTCGAGATCAGGATGATCCATATCGGTACCGTATCCGTTATACCAATCACGGTATTGGAATCTCCTTTATGAATATCCCAGGCATTATATGCATCTATTTTAGTGAGATGGTATTGCCCTCCATTCTGTGGATCATTTGGATTGAACTGCGTGCGCGGAACGAATTTTGGTTCGGCATACATGAATAATCCTGTTTTCAGGAATGCATTAATCGTCTTTACCAAATCCAAATTCGCTGAAAAATGCATCTCATAGATGAATGAGAGATCAACCAATGGCTGACCTAATTCATTCGTAGTTAATGGTGCCTGGTGACGGGAAACATTTTTAAGAGTTGTGATTGTCCAACTGCGCCATCATTTTATTGAAGGATACAGACTGAATTGCATTCTCAGTACATAAAGACCTGAACTCCGGTTTCACTCTGAAAATAATGGTGCGTGACATATAATCTGAAGAAGTGATTCCTTCAGGTAACTTATATGCTGTATTTCCTGAAGTACCGGCCGACAGGATAAAGGGTGTTAACAGCATGATCACTGTCAACGCTAAATGTTTTTTCATTGGATTTGTTAGGATTGTGTAGTTACGAATTTAAGACCTACGTATCAATATTAACAAGAATAATTGAAATTTTGTTTAAAATCCTTGATTTCGTCTAATGGAAACTTAGAATTGCCACCTAATCTGTGCTTATTTCATCTTTTCCTTCTATTTCTTCACCGGATGCTGTTGGATTTGAAAGACAGATGTACTTATCTAAGCCAGATATCCATCCCCTATCAGCCTGTATCGGGTGATCAGGTAATACCTATAGCCCGTTCCAGAGTAAGCGGGTAAACTGAATGCCCCCGCCATATCCTGTTCATAGGTGTATATCCTTGAATCATAGCTTTCGTACTAAAACCGACCATCCCAGAAAAACTATATGCCTTTCCCATCGGTTTATACCGTATCTCTGGATAAACATAACCCCTCTTGCCTGCTTTCCAATTGACGAATCCCCACCCATTCACATCGCCTGAAATTCCCAGTTTTTTCCATTCATCCACTGCACATTCACCCTAACATTATTTTTTAATTACCGGCAATGGAACTTTTTTGGATAACACTGATTCG is part of the Bacteroidota bacterium genome and harbors:
- a CDS encoding S8 family serine peptidase, which produces MLQQLPTMLQEFLLPVFIVVIFLSRLPMLPVHSTKAYEGIVYAADMGCQITNCSWGGGGGSFGQNIIDYATFNKNSLVIAAAGNNGNTLYFILPPLTMY